A window from Hoeflea sp. IMCC20628 encodes these proteins:
- a CDS encoding DUF3144 domain-containing protein — MNGTENGTARTDKSSETEKFVRLADRFIRVANSANSKLLATDIHMAFLYGAARYNAFVAKNVMDVDDHEAFVTEMAAAYTEMLRNHLADPSV; from the coding sequence ATGAACGGCACCGAAAACGGCACGGCACGCACCGACAAAAGCTCCGAGACGGAGAAGTTTGTCAGACTGGCCGACCGGTTCATCCGAGTTGCCAATTCGGCCAATTCCAAGCTTCTCGCCACCGACATCCACATGGCGTTCCTCTATGGCGCGGCACGCTACAATGCCTTTGTCGCCAAGAATGTGATGGACGTCGACGATCACGAGGCTTTCGTCACCGAAATGGCCGCTGCCTATACAGAGATGCTGCGCAATCATCTGGCTGATCCCTCGGTCTGA
- the fdhD gene encoding formate dehydrogenase accessory sulfurtransferase FdhD — MTIDNSPSDDGFLLKTDPSDPRLSAEVTGVDHLGAKVTTRVVTEKALTLYLNRQEIVTMMTIGDHPDLMAVGYLLNQNMLHADDKITAIDYDDDLEVVVVRTERETDYETKLQKKVRTSGCAQGTVFGDVMENFSDIHLAPEARLKTSWLYTLTHKINTAPSLYLEAGAIHGCVLCQGDVPMVYMEDVGRHNAVDKIAGWMFMNKVKPDDKIFYTTGRLTSEMVIKTVMMGIPILVSRSGFTAWGVELAHKAGLTLIGRARGKRFLALAGLERIEFDGDPTEAAREAPRHRRKGASEDAS, encoded by the coding sequence GTGACGATAGACAATTCGCCGTCCGACGACGGCTTTCTGCTCAAGACCGACCCCTCCGACCCGCGTTTGTCCGCCGAGGTCACCGGCGTTGACCATCTGGGCGCCAAGGTGACCACGAGGGTGGTCACCGAAAAGGCGCTGACGCTCTATCTCAATCGTCAGGAAATCGTCACCATGATGACGATCGGAGATCATCCGGACCTGATGGCTGTCGGCTATCTGTTGAACCAGAACATGCTGCATGCCGACGATAAGATCACCGCAATCGATTATGATGATGATCTCGAAGTGGTGGTGGTGCGCACCGAGCGCGAGACCGATTACGAGACCAAGCTGCAGAAGAAGGTGCGAACTTCCGGCTGCGCACAGGGAACCGTGTTCGGCGATGTGATGGAGAATTTCTCCGACATTCATCTGGCACCGGAGGCGCGGCTGAAGACCTCGTGGCTCTATACGCTAACCCACAAGATCAACACCGCCCCGAGCCTCTATCTGGAAGCCGGCGCCATCCATGGCTGCGTGTTGTGCCAGGGCGATGTGCCGATGGTCTATATGGAGGATGTCGGCCGGCACAATGCGGTCGACAAGATCGCCGGCTGGATGTTCATGAACAAGGTCAAACCCGACGACAAGATTTTCTACACCACCGGGCGGCTGACCTCGGAAATGGTGATCAAGACCGTGATGATGGGCATTCCAATTCTGGTATCCCGCTCGGGCTTCACCGCCTGGGGCGTCGAGCTTGCCCACAAGGCCGGATTGACGCTGATCGGGCGTGCCCGTGGCAAAAGGTTCCTGGCGCTCGCCGGACTGGAACGGATCGAATTTGATGGCGACCCCACCGAGGCAGCCCGTGAAGCGCCGCGGCATCGCCGCAAGGGCGCTTCGGAGGACGCGTCATGA
- a CDS encoding DUF3305 domain-containing protein encodes MSRELTIMLGVIAEKRQSVSRWAKDYWMPVGVMLAPAELNPGDILVSDDRMTRYYMGRVDLTCYAADTEAYVENFNSGTPALYVVLRRDSENLHPLDWYVQSVTASPHAAQDYEVGSEDIVERLPMPPEISEAILEFLDAYHVETPFIKRRRDKLDLEEQKFGKHPIFLPRKRSDNGDLDG; translated from the coding sequence GTGTCGCGGGAATTGACCATAATGCTCGGGGTGATTGCGGAAAAGCGGCAATCGGTTTCGCGGTGGGCCAAGGACTACTGGATGCCCGTTGGCGTGATGCTGGCGCCGGCGGAGCTTAATCCGGGCGATATTCTGGTCAGCGACGACCGCATGACCCGCTATTATATGGGTCGGGTCGATCTCACCTGCTATGCCGCCGACACCGAGGCCTATGTCGAAAACTTCAACAGCGGCACCCCGGCGCTCTATGTGGTGCTGCGGCGTGACAGCGAAAACCTGCATCCGCTTGACTGGTATGTCCAGAGCGTCACGGCATCGCCGCACGCCGCGCAGGACTACGAAGTCGGCAGTGAAGACATTGTCGAGCGCTTGCCGATGCCGCCGGAGATTTCCGAGGCAATTCTCGAATTCCTGGATGCCTACCACGTTGAGACACCCTTCATAAAACGGCGGCGCGACAAGCTTGATCTCGAAGAGCAGAAATTCGGCAAGCATCCGATCTTCCTGCCCCGCAAGCGCTCAGATAATGGGGACCTCGATGGCTGA
- a CDS encoding ATP-binding cassette domain-containing protein, giving the protein MPDVVPVTLPTSPIEGAQTTRDRILPGALRVDGLSLKMAGKLLVNIEKLTLDPRSVTVIMGPNGAGKSLLLRLVHGLIAPTQGWISWGEVACGEATRSTQAMVFQKPVLLRRSVASNIDFVLRLRAGTSAQRRARCDELLTRVGLSGQAGQPARLLSGGEQQRLALARALATRPKVLLLDEATASLDPASVQMIEQIVLASNTDETKVIFVTHDIGQARRLADDVAFLHHGELVEHRPAEAFFAQPSSEAAKAYLSGRIVL; this is encoded by the coding sequence ATGCCTGATGTTGTTCCGGTGACCCTGCCAACATCGCCTATTGAAGGGGCACAGACAACGCGTGACCGGATCTTGCCGGGTGCGCTCAGGGTCGACGGGCTGTCGCTCAAGATGGCCGGAAAATTGCTCGTCAATATCGAAAAGCTCACCCTCGATCCGCGATCAGTCACCGTCATCATGGGACCCAACGGAGCCGGAAAAAGCCTGCTGCTGCGTCTGGTGCACGGGTTGATTGCGCCGACGCAGGGCTGGATCAGCTGGGGCGAGGTCGCCTGCGGTGAAGCAACCCGGTCAACCCAGGCGATGGTGTTTCAGAAGCCGGTGCTGCTGCGCCGCTCGGTGGCTTCCAATATTGACTTTGTGCTGCGTCTGCGTGCCGGAACATCTGCTCAGCGCCGCGCGCGCTGCGATGAGTTGCTGACCCGCGTTGGCCTGTCCGGTCAGGCGGGACAGCCGGCGCGGCTTCTCTCAGGTGGCGAGCAGCAACGGCTGGCACTGGCGCGCGCGCTGGCGACGCGGCCAAAGGTGCTACTGCTTGACGAGGCAACAGCGAGCCTTGATCCGGCATCGGTTCAGATGATCGAGCAGATCGTGCTGGCAAGCAACACTGATGAGACAAAGGTGATTTTCGTCACCCATGATATCGGCCAGGCGCGTCGCCTGGCTGATGACGTCGCGTTTCTGCATCACGGAGAACTGGTCGAACATCGGCCTGCAGAAGCGTTTTTTGCGCAGCCTTCATCCGAAGCTGCCAAGGCCTATTTATCGGGCCGGATAGTTCTTTGA
- the purU gene encoding formyltetrahydrofolate deformylase: MTSFALRVQCQSRRGIVAAISAFLAEQGCNITDSAQFDDVETGNFFMRMSFRSEDGRSLDDLIGKFEPVSQSFDMEAEFFDEAVKRKVVIMVSGFGHCLNDLLYRWRIGGLPVDIAAVVSNHMDYQKLVVNHDIPFHCIKVTKANKPDAEARIMNVVEETGAELIVLARYMQILSDDMCQKMSGRIINIHHSFLPSFKGANPYKQAFERGVKLIGATSHYVTADLDEGPIIEQDTIRVTHAQSAEDYVSLGRDVEAQVLARAIHAHIHGRVFINGNKTVVFPPSPGSFASERRG; the protein is encoded by the coding sequence ATGACAAGCTTCGCCCTTCGCGTTCAATGCCAATCCAGGCGCGGCATTGTCGCCGCCATATCCGCGTTTCTGGCGGAACAGGGCTGCAATATCACCGACAGTGCCCAGTTTGATGACGTGGAAACAGGCAATTTTTTTATGCGCATGAGTTTCCGATCCGAAGACGGCCGCAGTCTCGATGACCTCATCGGCAAGTTCGAACCGGTGTCACAATCATTCGATATGGAAGCTGAGTTCTTTGACGAAGCGGTCAAACGCAAAGTCGTCATCATGGTGTCAGGCTTCGGCCATTGCCTCAACGACCTGCTCTACCGTTGGCGGATAGGAGGCCTGCCGGTCGACATCGCCGCCGTCGTTTCCAATCACATGGACTATCAAAAACTGGTTGTGAACCACGACATCCCGTTTCACTGCATCAAGGTAACAAAAGCCAACAAGCCGGATGCGGAAGCCCGGATCATGAATGTCGTTGAAGAGACCGGCGCGGAGTTGATTGTGCTGGCGCGATACATGCAAATTCTCTCTGACGACATGTGCCAGAAAATGTCCGGGCGGATCATCAATATCCACCATTCGTTTCTGCCATCCTTCAAGGGCGCCAATCCCTACAAGCAGGCCTTCGAGCGCGGTGTGAAGCTGATCGGAGCGACTTCGCATTATGTCACGGCGGATCTTGATGAGGGCCCGATCATCGAGCAGGACACGATCCGTGTCACCCATGCGCAGTCAGCGGAGGATTATGTTTCGCTCGGTCGCGACGTCGAAGCTCAGGTTCTGGCACGCGCCATCCATGCTCACATTCATGGCCGGGTTTTCATCAATGGCAATAAAACGGTTGTGTTTCCGCCGTCCCCCGGTTCGTTCGCCTCGGAGCGCAGGGGGTGA
- a CDS encoding ABC transporter permease, which produces MQDFAGAFGLAFRLIASGDADLFEIVGLSMRVSLTALLLSCLVGFPIGALLVVRKFFGRGIVIALVNSMMGFPPVVIGLLVYLALSRAGPMGSFGLLYSPTAMIIAQTLLIAPIVAALSRQVLEALQAEYDEQFRSLGISRGRAVLALIVDGRYGLVTVALAGFGRAVAEVGAVMIVGGNIDHLTRVMTTAIALETSKGDLGMALALGIILMSIAISVNLGAGALRAMAERQAYA; this is translated from the coding sequence ATGCAGGATTTTGCGGGTGCATTCGGGCTGGCTTTCCGGTTGATCGCGTCGGGCGATGCGGATCTGTTCGAAATTGTCGGGCTTTCGATGCGCGTCAGCCTGACAGCGTTGCTGCTCTCCTGCCTTGTCGGTTTTCCGATCGGGGCTCTGCTGGTGGTCCGCAAGTTCTTCGGCCGCGGCATCGTCATTGCGCTGGTCAATTCGATGATGGGCTTTCCGCCTGTGGTGATCGGATTGCTGGTCTATCTGGCTCTGTCACGGGCCGGGCCGATGGGCTCGTTCGGGCTGCTCTACAGTCCGACCGCGATGATCATTGCCCAGACGCTGTTGATCGCGCCGATTGTCGCGGCCTTGTCGCGGCAAGTGCTGGAAGCGTTGCAGGCCGAATATGACGAGCAATTTCGCTCGCTCGGGATCTCGCGGGGACGCGCTGTGCTGGCACTGATCGTCGATGGCCGCTACGGCCTTGTCACAGTCGCGCTGGCCGGTTTTGGCCGCGCGGTGGCCGAGGTCGGCGCGGTGATGATCGTTGGCGGCAATATTGACCACCTGACCCGGGTGATGACCACGGCGATTGCCCTTGAAACCTCCAAGGGCGACCTTGGCATGGCGCTGGCGCTGGGGATCATCCTGATGAGCATCGCCATTTCGGTCAATCTTGGCGCGGGGGCGCTGCGGGCGATGGCGGAAAGGCAGGCCTATGCCTGA
- a CDS encoding DUF3306 domain-containing protein, protein MAEDKDGFLSRWSRRKQAHEANPESDPDAPETLDATDAKVLLAEELEAEEAQLLIETEEAEANRLVAEAVDLDEIESGFDFSIFLKRGVPGQLRKKALQKFFNSNPVLANLDGLNDYDEDYNNPLHMVYKSSWDVTRGFLTEAEKLLQQATGRLTEDEPLDEMPEELAEDDAELTDDTAELDDDAPELTAEEPAEDSDMPDDDQPGSTDETEMVSNEPDVDDTPDQELPQQKRVSIRQRMNG, encoded by the coding sequence ATGGCTGAAGACAAAGACGGATTCCTGTCCCGATGGTCGAGGCGCAAGCAGGCGCATGAGGCAAATCCCGAGAGTGACCCGGATGCACCCGAGACACTTGATGCGACAGACGCCAAGGTTCTGCTGGCGGAAGAGCTTGAAGCTGAAGAAGCGCAGCTGCTTATCGAAACCGAGGAAGCGGAAGCCAATCGTCTCGTGGCCGAAGCTGTGGATCTGGACGAGATCGAATCCGGTTTTGATTTTTCGATCTTTCTCAAGCGTGGCGTGCCGGGCCAGTTGCGCAAGAAGGCCTTGCAAAAATTCTTCAATTCCAATCCGGTCCTGGCCAATCTCGACGGGTTGAATGACTATGACGAGGATTACAACAACCCGTTGCACATGGTCTACAAATCTTCATGGGACGTGACCCGCGGGTTTCTCACTGAAGCCGAGAAGCTGTTGCAGCAGGCCACGGGGCGGCTGACAGAGGATGAACCGCTTGATGAGATGCCGGAAGAGCTGGCCGAAGACGATGCGGAACTGACGGACGACACGGCGGAGCTGGATGATGATGCCCCGGAATTGACTGCCGAAGAGCCGGCAGAAGACAGCGACATGCCGGATGACGATCAGCCTGGCTCGACGGATGAAACCGAGATGGTCAGCAATGAGCCAGATGTGGATGACACACCGGATCAGGAACTGCCGCAACAAAAGCGCGTCTCGATCCGCCAGCGGATGAACGGGTGA
- the mobB gene encoding molybdopterin-guanine dinucleotide biosynthesis protein B, giving the protein MTPPVFGITGWKDSGKTTLTCLLVEEFTRRGYRVATVKHAHHLFDVDHQGTDSYRHRLAGAGEVAIVSGRRWAIMHELGDADEPSLKDVLAKLSPCDLVLIEGYKREGHPKIEARRLATSEREPLSNADANICAIAADHPVTGATIPVFALDDIAGIADMIALKTGLGETAA; this is encoded by the coding sequence ATGACACCGCCCGTTTTCGGCATCACCGGATGGAAGGACTCAGGCAAGACAACGCTGACCTGCCTGCTGGTGGAGGAATTCACCCGCCGCGGCTATCGGGTTGCCACGGTCAAGCATGCGCATCACCTGTTCGATGTGGATCATCAAGGCACCGACAGTTATCGCCATCGTCTGGCAGGCGCTGGAGAGGTGGCGATTGTTTCGGGCCGCCGCTGGGCGATCATGCATGAACTTGGCGATGCCGACGAGCCGTCGCTCAAGGACGTGCTGGCCAAGCTGTCGCCCTGTGACCTCGTGCTAATCGAAGGCTACAAGCGCGAGGGCCATCCGAAAATCGAGGCGCGCCGGCTTGCCACATCGGAACGGGAACCGCTCTCCAATGCCGACGCGAACATTTGCGCCATCGCTGCCGATCATCCGGTCACCGGTGCAACAATTCCCGTCTTCGCGCTGGACGACATTGCTGGTATCGCCGATATGATCGCGCTCAAGACCGGATTGGGAGAGACTGCCGCATGA
- a CDS encoding substrate-binding domain-containing protein, whose protein sequence is MTTRTTLFGAALLSVLATAASAEDPSILVQSTTSTQNSGFYDYILPIYKEETGVTVNVVAVGTGQAIKNAQNCDADVLLVHAKSAEEKFVADGFGVARSDLMYNDFVIVGSSADPAAIAGGNDAVSAFKTIAEKQALFASRGDDSGTNKAELKLWNQAGVDITSVSGDWYRATGSGMGATLNASVGMGAYTMSDRATWISFGNKGDYQIVVEGDPVLFNQYGIILVNPDKCPSVKAELGQQFIDWMISPHGQELIAGNTLDGKQLFFPNAKP, encoded by the coding sequence ATGACAACAAGAACCACCCTGTTCGGAGCCGCATTGCTCTCCGTTCTGGCGACGGCGGCTTCTGCCGAAGATCCGTCAATCCTGGTTCAGTCGACGACATCGACACAGAATTCCGGTTTTTATGACTACATCCTGCCGATCTACAAGGAAGAGACCGGCGTCACCGTCAATGTGGTGGCTGTGGGAACCGGACAGGCAATCAAGAACGCGCAGAACTGCGACGCCGACGTGCTTCTGGTTCACGCCAAATCGGCGGAAGAGAAATTCGTCGCCGACGGGTTCGGTGTGGCGCGCTCCGATCTGATGTACAATGATTTCGTCATTGTCGGCTCGTCGGCGGATCCGGCGGCGATTGCCGGCGGCAATGATGCGGTTTCAGCCTTCAAGACCATTGCCGAAAAGCAGGCACTATTTGCCTCACGCGGCGATGATTCCGGCACCAACAAGGCTGAACTCAAGCTTTGGAACCAGGCTGGCGTCGATATCACATCGGTTTCGGGCGACTGGTATCGCGCCACCGGGTCCGGCATGGGCGCAACCCTGAATGCGAGTGTCGGCATGGGCGCCTATACGATGTCTGACCGGGCAACCTGGATCAGCTTCGGCAACAAGGGTGATTACCAGATCGTGGTCGAAGGCGACCCGGTGCTGTTCAATCAATATGGCATCATTCTGGTCAATCCGGACAAATGCCCGAGCGTCAAGGCCGAACTGGGCCAGCAGTTCATCGACTGGATGATTTCGCCGCATGGTCAGGAATTGATTGCCGGCAACACGCTGGACGGAAAGCAGTTGTTCTTCCCCAACGCCAAACCCTGA
- the glp gene encoding gephyrin-like molybdotransferase Glp encodes MTSRKLLNDCFLTDKDRLSHEECLAILTGRLSAVTGVEELPLVKTSGRWLASDIIAPRNVPLHDNSAVDGYAFAAPVTGPMPVVTRIAAGDLASHRLEPGQAARIFTGAAMPKGADTVAMQEDCTVDGDQVTVPLTLKRGANARRAGEDVAAGSAVLQSTSRLRPQDMAALASFGLPRIKVRAPIRVAILSNGDELLEPGAEIAQGQVYDSNRSMLHALLDTMSCEITDLGILPDDAALIEATLAKTAKTHDVILTSGGASRGDEDHIINAIDTLGIRHLWQIAVKPGRPMSFGQIGDCVFLGLPGNPVAAFVCFLLYVRPALTVLGGGSYREPVRFPVAAGFDVPTKKPGRREFWRGWLEPGADGRPVAHKFTRDGSGLISGLRQATGLIEITESVTSVARGELVSFLPFSEFGIDS; translated from the coding sequence ATGACCTCACGCAAGCTATTGAACGACTGCTTTCTCACCGACAAGGATAGGCTCAGCCATGAGGAATGTCTGGCGATCCTCACCGGACGGCTGTCGGCGGTAACAGGCGTCGAGGAACTGCCGCTGGTCAAGACCTCGGGACGCTGGCTTGCGTCCGATATCATCGCACCGCGCAATGTGCCCTTGCATGACAATTCCGCCGTCGACGGCTACGCCTTTGCCGCCCCCGTCACTGGCCCGATGCCGGTGGTCACCCGCATAGCTGCAGGCGACCTGGCCAGCCACCGGCTTGAACCGGGCCAGGCCGCGCGCATCTTTACCGGAGCAGCCATGCCGAAGGGCGCCGATACGGTGGCCATGCAGGAAGACTGCACCGTCGACGGCGATCAGGTGACTGTTCCGCTGACGCTCAAGCGCGGCGCCAATGCCCGCCGTGCCGGCGAAGATGTGGCAGCAGGAAGCGCCGTGCTGCAAAGCACGTCGCGGCTCCGGCCGCAGGACATGGCAGCACTCGCCTCGTTCGGCCTGCCGCGGATCAAGGTGCGGGCCCCCATCCGGGTGGCGATCCTGTCAAATGGCGATGAATTACTGGAGCCCGGCGCAGAGATCGCCCAGGGGCAGGTTTATGATTCCAACCGTTCGATGCTGCATGCGCTGCTTGACACCATGTCCTGCGAGATCACCGATCTCGGCATCCTGCCCGATGACGCGGCGCTAATCGAGGCGACGCTGGCAAAAACCGCCAAGACCCATGATGTGATCCTGACCAGCGGCGGCGCCTCGCGCGGCGACGAGGACCACATTATCAATGCCATCGATACTTTGGGCATCCGCCATCTCTGGCAGATCGCGGTCAAGCCGGGGCGGCCGATGAGCTTTGGACAAATCGGCGATTGCGTCTTTCTCGGCCTGCCAGGCAATCCGGTCGCGGCCTTTGTCTGTTTCCTGCTCTATGTCCGCCCGGCGCTGACCGTGCTCGGTGGTGGCAGCTACCGCGAACCGGTGCGCTTCCCTGTGGCAGCCGGCTTCGATGTGCCGACCAAGAAACCCGGCCGCCGCGAATTCTGGCGCGGCTGGCTTGAACCGGGCGCGGACGGGCGACCCGTCGCGCATAAATTCACACGCGACGGCTCTGGCCTGATATCCGGCCTGCGTCAGGCCACGGGCCTGATCGAGATCACCGAAAGCGTGACCTCAGTGGCCCGGGGCGAGTTGGTGTCATTCCTGCCCTTTTCAGAGTTCGGAATTGACAGCTGA
- a CDS encoding Mrp/NBP35 family ATP-binding protein: protein MGFAVTIATAQILDQLKRVKGPELSGNIVDLGLVSGIVIEGGQLSFSITVPARLATQLEPLRAAAEKAALASPGVAGAQVTLKVDHTEEQASPPPQPVRSAPSVSQSEAIPPPMQKRAPPQAPAPGAKAPVPGIGAIIAVASGKGGVGKSTTSVNIALALQASGLRVGILDADIYGPSMPRLLGLSGRTQSGENRTLIPFEAFGLKVMSMGFIVDEDTATAWRGPMVMQALTQMLREVAWGELDVLIVDMPPGTGDAQLTLAQNAPLAGAVIVSTPQDLALIDARKGLKMFRKVDVPILGIVENMSYFQCPDCGGQQAVFGHGGARAEAERIGVPFLGEVPLVMAIRATSDGGTPIVVSDPESEQARIYKDIASGMWARLTEERMLAGGQE, encoded by the coding sequence ATGGGGTTTGCTGTGACAATCGCCACTGCCCAGATTCTGGATCAGCTCAAACGGGTCAAGGGGCCCGAGCTGAGCGGCAATATTGTCGATCTCGGCCTGGTGTCCGGAATTGTCATCGAGGGCGGCCAGCTCAGCTTCTCCATCACCGTGCCGGCCAGGCTTGCCACTCAACTCGAACCATTGCGCGCCGCGGCCGAAAAGGCCGCTCTGGCGTCGCCTGGCGTTGCCGGAGCGCAAGTGACGCTCAAGGTGGACCATACTGAAGAACAAGCGAGCCCGCCGCCGCAGCCGGTCCGGTCCGCACCATCGGTTTCCCAGTCCGAGGCCATCCCTCCGCCGATGCAGAAACGCGCTCCGCCACAGGCTCCAGCGCCGGGAGCCAAGGCGCCGGTTCCCGGAATCGGCGCCATCATCGCGGTCGCCTCGGGCAAGGGCGGTGTCGGAAAATCCACGACTTCGGTCAACATTGCGCTGGCGCTTCAGGCCAGCGGGCTGCGGGTTGGAATACTCGATGCCGATATCTACGGGCCTTCAATGCCGCGCCTGCTTGGCCTGTCCGGGCGGACGCAGAGCGGCGAAAACCGCACTCTGATCCCGTTCGAGGCTTTCGGGCTCAAGGTGATGTCGATGGGCTTTATCGTCGATGAGGACACGGCCACGGCGTGGCGCGGGCCGATGGTGATGCAGGCGTTGACGCAAATGCTGCGCGAGGTTGCCTGGGGTGAGCTCGACGTGCTGATCGTCGACATGCCGCCGGGCACCGGTGACGCGCAACTAACTCTGGCCCAGAATGCTCCGCTGGCTGGCGCCGTGATTGTGTCGACGCCGCAGGATCTGGCGCTGATCGATGCCCGCAAGGGGCTGAAGATGTTCCGCAAGGTCGATGTACCGATCCTCGGCATTGTCGAAAACATGAGTTATTTCCAGTGCCCCGATTGTGGTGGCCAGCAGGCTGTCTTCGGCCATGGCGGAGCCCGTGCAGAAGCCGAGCGCATCGGCGTTCCGTTTCTGGGTGAGGTGCCTTTGGTCATGGCGATCCGCGCAACATCGGACGGCGGTACGCCGATCGTGGTTTCGGATCCCGAAAGCGAACAGGCGCGCATCTACAAGGACATTGCCAGCGGGATGTGGGCCCGGCTGACCGAGGAACGCATGTTGGCGGGAGGTCAGGAATAG
- a CDS encoding sulfurtransferase TusA family protein, with protein sequence MNFDAELDTLGLQCPLPVLKARKRLGEMPAGAVLCLVSDDPLSAIDVPFFCSEAGHELLSSVTEGSAISFLIRKRP encoded by the coding sequence ATGAATTTTGACGCTGAACTCGATACGCTCGGGCTGCAATGTCCCTTGCCTGTCCTCAAGGCCCGCAAGCGACTGGGCGAAATGCCCGCGGGCGCCGTACTTTGCTTGGTCTCCGATGACCCGCTCTCGGCCATCGATGTGCCATTTTTCTGCAGCGAGGCCGGGCACGAACTGCTCTCTTCCGTCACCGAAGGCTCAGCGATCAGCTTCCTGATCCGCAAACGTCCCTGA
- the mobA gene encoding molybdenum cofactor guanylyltransferase MobA → MSGSIAGLVLAGGLSRRMGGGEKGLQLLGGQTMISRVIDRIAPQVETLAINANADPEPYLQFGLPVLPDTIGGHAGPLAGVLTGLEWASTLPGVTHLVSAATDTPFLPLDLVRRFAVLSGPERIVIARSEGNRHPVFGLWPVALREDLAEWLATSDTMKVLAWVHRHDFTFCDFEAAGDDAPDPFFNANTPDELAEAERYLAGTAA, encoded by the coding sequence ATGAGCGGCTCAATCGCGGGACTGGTACTGGCAGGCGGCCTATCGCGGCGGATGGGCGGCGGAGAAAAGGGCCTGCAACTGCTCGGCGGACAAACCATGATCTCGAGGGTCATAGACCGGATCGCGCCCCAGGTCGAAACGCTGGCGATCAATGCCAATGCCGACCCTGAACCTTATCTGCAATTCGGACTGCCGGTGTTGCCCGACACCATAGGCGGCCATGCCGGTCCGCTTGCCGGCGTGCTGACCGGGCTCGAATGGGCGTCCACGCTACCGGGCGTCACCCACCTTGTCAGTGCCGCGACCGACACGCCGTTTCTGCCGCTCGATTTGGTCCGGCGCTTTGCCGTTCTGTCCGGTCCGGAGCGCATCGTCATTGCCCGTTCAGAAGGCAACCGGCATCCGGTTTTCGGTCTCTGGCCTGTGGCGTTGCGTGAGGATCTGGCTGAGTGGCTGGCCACCAGCGACACCATGAAGGTACTGGCCTGGGTGCACCGGCATGATTTCACCTTTTGCGATTTCGAGGCGGCTGGAGATGATGCGCCCGATCCGTTTTTCAACGCCAACACACCCGACGAACTAGCCGAGGCGGAACGCTATCTCGCCGGAACCGCTGCATGA